One window of the Sparus aurata chromosome 17, fSpaAur1.1, whole genome shotgun sequence genome contains the following:
- the tpbg gene encoding trophoblast glycoprotein has translation MRLLSTSCGCDRGAVRGRRHTSRMMHLLFLLLAVALACHGCPDKCSCDSQTVKCLNQDLDEIPQSLPANTTVLFVTGNNISRISVDSFPTRLEQLTDLYLSGNELEYVDAMVFDNLPNLVRLDLSSNNIQNFNEEAFPRDYPLQILNLSRSFLNHSLVDMVLSVLQKGNLLQLKVLDLSNNDLVILPDDVLAGLPSLLTLSLQNSSIISIENGTLRVPPLRDLDLRDNGLKNLPPVTMADFSLKPALRIRLAGNPWRCDCFIEDMLPWLKNSTQIVDVQNLTCSEPEGLWRQPLAQVERSQLKCSSDMKGVLETSYVFLGLVLALIGVIFLLVLYLNRKGIKRWMYNIRDACRDHMEGYHYRYEINSDPRLANLSINSDV, from the coding sequence ATGCGCCTGTTGAGCACGTCGTGCGGATGTGACCGGGGAGCAGTCCGAGGGAGAAGACACACGTCTCGGATGATGCAtttgcttttcctcctcctcgcGGTCGCGCTGGCCTGTCACGGCTGCCCGGACAAATGCTCGTGCGACTCACAAACTGTGAAATGCCTCAACCAGGACTTGGACGAGATTCCGCAGTCCTTACCGGCCAACACCACCGTCTTGTTTGTCACAGGAAACAACATTTCCCGTATTAGTGTGGATTCTTTCCCAACCCGCCTGGAACAGTTAACAGATCTCTATCTCAGCGGGAATGAGCTGGAGTATGTGGATGCAATGGTATTTGACAACTTGCCAAACCTTGTGCGGTTGGACTtgagcagcaacaacatccagaaTTTCAACGAAGAAGCTTTCCCTCGCGATTACCCGCTACAGATCCTGAACCTCAGTCGGTCTTTTCTCAATCATTCCCTCGTGGACATGGTCTTGAGCGtcctgcagaaaggaaacctgctCCAGCTCAAAGTCCTCGACCTGTCCAACAATGACCTTGTGATTCTTCCGGACGACGTACTCGCCGGCCTCCCCAGCCTGCTCACCCTCAGCCTGCAGAACAGCTCCATCATCTCCATCGAGAACGGGACGCTGAGGGTGCCACCGCTGCGTGACCTTGACCTGAGGGACAACGGCCTGAAGAATCTGCCCCCCGTCACCATGGCAGATTTCAGCCTCAAGCCTGCCCTCCGGATCCGGCTGGCGGGGAACCCCTGGCGCTGCGACTGCTTCATCGAGGACATGCTGCCGTGGCTGAAAAACTCCACTCAGATCGTTGACGTGCAGAACCTGACCTGCTCGGAGCCCGAGGGCCTGTGGCGCCAGCCGCTCGCACAGGTCGAGCGGTCGCAGCTGAAGTGTTCCAGCGACATGAAGGGCGTGCTGGAGACGTCTTACGTGTTCCTGGGGCTGGTGCTGGCGCTGATCGGCGTCATTTTCCTCCTGGTGCTCTATCTGAACAGAAAAGGCATCAAGCGGTGGATGTACAACATCCGGGATGCTTGCAGGGACCACATGGAGGGGTACCACTACAGGTACGAGATAAACTCTGACCCCCGTTTGGCCAACCTGAGCATCAACTCGGATGTGTGA
- the ibtk gene encoding inhibitor of Bruton tyrosine kinase, whose protein sequence is MSLASPCCTPKCRSSEHADQVVAALTRGSEGKLRSFLNSYCYNAATVRDEFGRNALHMAASLGKKAILEWLLESKSADLMVKDKESGWTALHRSAFYGQIHCLISLVKHAGLLSTQDREGLSVLDITMKDRPSHVVFRNTDPTEVYTWGNNTNFSLGHGNQESRQHPELVDVFARTGVYIKQVVLCKFHSVFLSQKGQVFTCGHGQGGRLGHGDEQTYLVPRMVEGLMSHHCSQVAAAKDHTVVLTEEGYVYTFGLNTFHQLGLAPPPAAAHVPKQVFSKTLKGRTVIGVAAGRFHTVLWTREAVYTMGLNGGQLGYLLDPNGEKCVTAPRQVSALHHKDVTIAMVAASDGATVVVTEKGDVYLLADYQCKKMASRQLNIKKVLVSGGSLDHRVVPQILNEGGGEKVSILALDEAGRVFCWRSCGSSVRQCRWAYGRQVFMSDIALSKNDIMFVTQEGEGFSGVWAGEYKKYGEKKEVSVEVCGPSDAGTVYERIRLEKLPYVHRAVSVTMDSKGRNFGVLQSDPKTSLYEIPIISPSSFTQHFRRLLDEADEMDSIHDVTLQAGDRTFPAHKYILSMRSEFFRKQFISEHCGDDEELDAEVRKSEDAVGCDLIILEKIPADMLEYALHFIYTDSCELLEHGARPRVSGALMGQNQDSEQERLISSLQDLGLRGRSALEVYRSLPTAAKGDGDKAKSKCAKPGKKGKGGKGDKTGANDGGANPVKIFQGVAKKLGLGSLSARLDGVKYENGKINVVNKKTGNKPKFYQKKCSYLCDVTLKSEDGKEFPCHKCVLCARLEYFNSMLGNPWIEATSCTALELPTSSEILQVILEYIYTDESPTIKESLNVEFVCNVLVVADQLLITRLKEMCEVVITENLTLKNAAELLEFAAMYNAEQLKLSCLQFIVLNMAALLESKALDILSDEVLVELSAAYKRMIPAMQKRVITPYPGAPDLSVYEDEDLDSPFSPKPEAELDHSCREILLKKAKMKAKKKPRRRSDSSGGYTLSDIIQSPPAAVVSLPLVKSSKANSTESLQELLTSDSEGSYMGVGSPRDIQSPIFHDRAEDEKAFSQRLKTPPSTPTSLRDCLPTPPNSAPQTIPKVLPCPARPPPVLDLRTIMDMEANSVQTPRATPKSPGSVNTSIKHSPVPAKLSQKQRKMLAMANKEASVESSASKPTPTGTPSKSSGKAWATAVQSPPSSCSFRALLEEEENRLIGVAQTGVQRGQSAQGSPVTATPVTRRVTFKCAESSEPERPTGPWVLGAVGSPPLSSSLVTFASIVEEEKQQEAALIRSREKPLALIQIEERAIQDLLIHYKARDNPDELIVVERSSRGPMAAPTWNKH, encoded by the exons ATGAGTCTGGCATCGCCGTGCTGTACCCCCAAATGCCGCTCATCTGAGCATGCAGACCAGGTGGTAGCGGCACTGACGCGTGGCTCTGAGGGGAAGCTGCGGTCATTTTTGAATTCATACTGCTACAATGCAGCTACTGTGCGGGATGAGTTTGGTCGCAACGCCCTGCACATGGCAGCTTCCCTCGGAAAGAAGGCCATACTGGAGTGGCTGCTGGAGAGTAAGAGTGCTGACCTGATGGTAAAGGATAAGGAGTCGGGCTGGACAGCTCTGCATCGTAGCGCGTTCTACGGACAGATCCACTGTCTCATATCGCTGGTCAAG catgccGGACTCCTTTCCACCCAGGACAGGGAGGGTCTATCCGTCTTGGACATTACAATGAAGGACCGACCATCTCATGTTGTGTTCAGAAACACAG ACCCAACAGAAGTGTACACTTGGGGAAACAACACTAATTTCAGTCTCGGGCATGGTAATCAGGAGAGCCGACAACACCCCGAGCTCGTGGATGTGTTTGCCAGGACTGGAGTTTACATCAAGCAG GTGGTCCTGTGTAAGTTCCATTCCGTGTTCCTGTCTCAGAAAGGCCAGGTGTTCACCTGTGGACATGGACAAGGAGGGCGACTTGGCCACGGAGATGAACAAACTTATCTG GTGCCTCGGATGGTGGAGGGTCTCATGTCCCACCACTGCTCCCAGGTGGCGGCAGCTAAAGACCACACGGTGGTGCTGACAGAAGAAGGCTACGTTTACACTTTTGGCCTCAACACCTTTCACCAGCTCGGTCTGGCTCCTCCTCCCGCCGCAGCACATGTCCCTAAACAG GTATTCTCCAAGACGCTAAAAGGCAGGACGGTGATCGGAGTTGCTGCTGGAAGGTTCCACACAGTGCTTTGGACCAGGGAGGCCGTCTACACAATGGGACTCAATGGAGGCCAGCTGG GTTATTTGCTGGATCCGAATGGAGAGAAGTGTGTGACAGCCCCTCGACAGGTATCGGCCCTGCACCACAAGGATGTTACCATAGCTATGGTTGCAGCTAGTGATGGAGCAACAGTAGTCGTGACGGAGAAGGGGGACGTCTACTTGTTGGCTGACTACCAGTGCAAGAAAATGGCTTCAAG GCAGCTGAACATCAAGAAGGTTCTGGTCAGCGGTGGTAGTCTGGACCACCGTGTGGTTCCGCAGATCCTAaacgagggaggaggagaaaaggtgtCGATCCTGGCATTAGATGAGGCTGGGAGG GTGTTTTGCTGGCGCTCCTGCggcagctcagtgagacagtGCCGGTGGGCGTATGGGCGTCAGGTTTTCATGTCGGACATAGCTCTCAGCAAGAACGACATAATGTTTGTGACTCAGGAGGGGGAGGGCTTCAGTGGCGTGTGGGCTGGAGAATATAAGAAGTATGGGGAGAAGAAAG AGGTCAGTGTGGAGGTTTGTGGCCCTTCAGATGCGGGGACAGTGTACGAGCGAATTCGCCTGGAGAAACTTCCCTATGTCCATAGAGCTGTCAGCGTCACTATGGACTCTAAAGGCAGAAACTTTGGAGTGCTTCAGTCTGACCCCAAAACAAG CTTGTATGAGATTCCCATCATTTCTCCATCCTCCTTCACCCAACACTTTCGACGCCTCCTGGACGAGGCAGACGAAATGGACAGCATTCACGATGTGACACTGCAGGCCGGTGATCGCACCTTCCCGGCCCACAAGTACATCCTGTCCATGAGGTCAGAGTTCTTCCGAAAACAGTTCATTTCTGAGCATTGCGGGGACGACGAGGAGCTTGATGCAGAAGTGAGGAAGAGCGAAGATGCCGTGGgctgtgatttaatcatttTGGAGAAGATCCCGGCAGACATGTTGGAATACGCCCTGCACTTCATCTACACAGACTCCTGTGAGCTTCTGGAGCATGGTGCCCGGCCGAGAGTGTCGGGGGCACTGATGGGACAAAACCAG GACTCTGAGCAGGAGAGGCTTATCAGCAGCCTGCAGGACTTGGGCCTGAGAGGTCGTTCAGCCCTGGAGGTGTACCGCTCCCTTCCCACTGCAGCCAAAGGAGATGGTGACAAGGCCAAGAGCAAGTGCGCCAAGCCTGGCAAGAAGGGGAAAGGAGGCAAAGGTGACAAAACTGGGGCCAACGATGGAGGAGCCAACCCCGTGAAAATCTTTCAGGGTGTTGCAAAAAAGCTGGGCCTGGGAAGCCTGTCTGCACG ACTGGACGGAGTCAAATATGAAAATGGAAAGATCAATGTCGTAAACAAGAAAACTGGCAACAAACCCAAATTCTACCAGAAAAAATG CTCCTATCTTTGTGATGTGACTCTGAAATCTGAAGATGGCAAAGAGTTTCCATGTCACAAATGTGTCCTCTGTGCAAGACTCG AATACTTTAATAGTATGCTTGGAAACCCCTGGATTGAG GCCACATCCTGCACTGCACTGGAGCTGCCCACTAGTTCTGAGATCCTGCAGGTCATCCTCGAGTATATTTACACAGATGAGTCTCCTACTATTAAAG AGTCTCTGAACGTGGAGTTTGTGTGCAATGTATTGGTTGTGGCCGACCAACTGCTGATCACCCGCCTGAAGGAGATGTGCGAGGTCGTCATCACTGAGAact TGACGCTGAAGAATGCTGCAGAGTTGCTGGAGTTTGCCGCCATGTACAATGCAGAGCAGCTGAAACTTTCCTGTCTCCAGTTTATTGTGCTCAACATGGCTGCCCTGCTGGAGTCAAA AGCGCTGGATATTCTTAGCGATGAAGTGCTAGTGGAGCTCTCTGCAGCCTACAAGAGGATG atcCCAGCCATGCAAAAGAGGGTGATCACTCCGTATCCTGGCGCCCCAGACCTTAGTGTGTATGAGGATGAGGATTTGGACTCGCCGTTCAGCCCTAAACCAGAAGCAGAACTGGATCACTCCTGCAg GGAAATCCTGTTAAAGAAGGCCAAGATGAAGGCTAAAAAGAAACCAAGGCGACGCTCTGACAGCTCAGGGGGCTACACTCTCTCTGATATCATTCAAAGCCCCCCTGCTGCAG TGGTCTCACTGCCCCTGGTGAAGTCAAGCAAGGCGAACTCTACAGAGTCTCTGCAGGAGCTGCTCACATCTGATTCTGAGGGCAGCTACATGGGAGTGGGCAGTCCCAGAGACATTCAATCACCCATCTTTCATGACAGAGCTGAG GATGAAAAGGCTTTCAGTCAGAGGCTAAAGACCCCACCCAGCACCCCGACTTCCCTGAGGGACTGCCTCCCAACTCCCCCCAACTCTGCTCCACAAACCATCCCCAAGGTTCTtccctg TCCTGCCCGTCCTCCCCCAGTCTTGGATCTGAGAACCATCATGGACATGGAGGCCAACTCTGTGCAGACCCCCAGAGCGACTCCTAAAAGCCCTGGAAG TGTCAACACCAGCATTAAGCACTCCCCTGTTCCTGCTAAACTGTCCCAGAAGCAGAGGAAGATGTTGGCCATGGCCAACAAGGAGGCCAGTGTGGAGTCCAGTGCATCCAAACCAACCCCCACAGGCACCCCATCCAAAAGCAGTGGGAAGGCCTG ggcaACAGCAGTGCAGTCCCCGCCCTCCTCGTGCTCATTCCGAgctctgctggaggaggaggagaaccgCTTGATCGGAGTGGCACAAACTGGTGTCCAGAGGGGCCAAAGTGCCCAGGGGTCCCCCGTCACTGCTACACCTGTGACCAGGAGGGTCACGTTCAAGTGTGCTGAAAGCAGCGAGCCGGAGAGACCCACCGG GCCCTGGGTGCTGGGTGCAGTGGGCagccctcccctctcctcctccttggtGACCTTTGCCTCCATCgttgaggaggagaagcagcaggaaGCTGCGCTGATCCGCAGCCGAGAGAAGCCGCTGGCGCTCATCCAG ATTGAAGAACGGGCAATCCAAGACCTCCTCATCCATTATAAGGCACGTGACAACCCAGATGAGCTGATAGTTGTAGAGAGGTCTTCCAGAGGTCCTATGGCAGCTCCGACGTGGAACAAACATTGA